From a region of the Georgenia yuyongxinii genome:
- the ftsH gene encoding ATP-dependent zinc metalloprotease FtsH, with product MKPKTLLRGPLVWILIMILLISVGYSLLGQGGTQRIDTSQGLELLAGKTVEQVEITEGTQRVRMTLSEPFKAPDGEGGTVDKGTSVEFFYVTPQGDDVVQAVESAAPEKGYNSVVPQQSWLSSLLLFVLPMVIIFGVFWWLLSRSGGAAGGMMKFGKSKAKMVSKETPQVTFDDVAGENEAVEELEEIKEFLAEPDKFQAVGAKIPKGVLLYGPPGTGKTLLARAVAGEAGVPFFSISGSEFVEMFVGVGASRVRDLFEQAKANAPAIIFVDEIDAVGRHRGAGMGGGHDEREQTLNQLLVEMDGFDVKTNVILIAATNRPDVLDPALLRPGRFDRQVSVEAPDLHGRHAILQVHAKGKPMAPGVDLRMVAKRTPGFTGADLANVLNEAALLTARSNAQLIDDRALDEAIDRVIAGPQKRTRVMNEKELKVTAYHEGGHALAATALRYTDPVTKVTILPRGRALGYTMVMPTEDRYSTSRNELLDQLAYAMGGRVAEEIVFHDPTTGASNDIEKASAIARKMVVEYGMSERVGAIKLGQTQGEPFLGRDFGHQRDYSEDVARIVDEEVRRLIEDAHDEAWEILTQYRHVLDDLVLELLEKETLNEAELARIFAPVVKREAREVWLSSEERQVSDIPPVLTAAERSRDEHMLPQDQSAAAGETPLDGVGQVPGGGRVGGPVEGI from the coding sequence ATGAAACCGAAGACATTGCTGCGAGGCCCACTCGTCTGGATCCTCATCATGATCCTGCTCATCTCCGTGGGCTATTCGCTGCTGGGGCAGGGCGGCACCCAGCGCATCGACACCTCGCAGGGGCTTGAGCTCCTCGCCGGCAAGACGGTGGAGCAGGTCGAGATCACCGAGGGCACCCAGCGGGTGCGCATGACGCTCTCCGAGCCCTTCAAGGCGCCCGACGGCGAGGGCGGGACGGTCGACAAGGGCACCTCCGTCGAGTTCTTCTACGTCACTCCCCAGGGCGACGACGTCGTGCAGGCGGTCGAGAGCGCGGCACCGGAGAAGGGCTACAACTCCGTCGTCCCGCAGCAGTCCTGGCTGAGCTCGCTGCTGCTGTTCGTGCTGCCGATGGTCATCATCTTCGGCGTCTTCTGGTGGCTGCTGTCCCGCTCCGGCGGCGCGGCCGGCGGCATGATGAAATTCGGCAAGTCCAAGGCGAAGATGGTCAGCAAGGAGACCCCGCAGGTCACCTTCGACGACGTCGCCGGCGAGAACGAGGCCGTGGAGGAGCTCGAGGAGATCAAGGAGTTCCTCGCCGAGCCGGACAAGTTCCAGGCCGTGGGTGCCAAGATCCCCAAGGGCGTGCTGCTCTACGGCCCGCCCGGCACCGGCAAGACCCTGCTGGCCCGCGCCGTCGCCGGCGAGGCCGGCGTACCGTTCTTCTCCATCTCCGGCTCCGAGTTCGTCGAGATGTTCGTCGGTGTCGGTGCCTCGCGCGTGCGCGACCTGTTCGAGCAGGCCAAGGCCAACGCCCCGGCCATCATTTTCGTCGACGAGATCGACGCCGTCGGCCGCCACCGCGGCGCCGGCATGGGCGGCGGGCACGACGAGCGCGAGCAGACCCTCAACCAGCTCCTGGTCGAGATGGACGGCTTCGACGTCAAGACCAACGTCATCCTCATCGCCGCCACCAACCGCCCCGACGTGCTCGACCCCGCGCTGCTGCGCCCGGGCCGCTTCGACCGTCAGGTCTCCGTCGAGGCCCCCGACCTGCACGGGCGCCACGCCATCCTGCAGGTGCACGCCAAGGGCAAGCCCATGGCGCCGGGGGTGGACCTGCGCATGGTCGCCAAGCGCACGCCCGGGTTCACCGGTGCCGACCTGGCCAACGTGCTCAACGAGGCCGCGCTGCTCACCGCCCGCTCCAACGCCCAGCTCATCGACGACCGCGCGCTGGACGAGGCCATCGACCGGGTGATCGCCGGCCCGCAGAAGCGCACCCGGGTGATGAACGAGAAGGAGCTGAAGGTCACCGCCTACCACGAGGGCGGCCACGCCCTGGCGGCGACGGCCCTGCGCTACACCGACCCCGTCACGAAGGTGACGATCCTGCCCCGCGGGCGCGCGCTGGGCTACACGATGGTCATGCCCACGGAGGACCGGTACTCCACCTCCCGCAACGAGCTGCTCGACCAGCTCGCGTACGCGATGGGTGGCCGGGTGGCGGAGGAGATCGTCTTCCACGACCCCACCACCGGCGCCTCCAACGACATCGAGAAGGCCAGCGCGATCGCCCGCAAGATGGTCGTCGAGTACGGCATGAGCGAGCGGGTGGGAGCCATCAAGCTCGGTCAGACCCAGGGCGAGCCCTTCCTCGGCCGCGACTTCGGCCACCAGCGGGACTACTCCGAGGACGTCGCCCGGATCGTGGACGAGGAGGTGCGACGGCTCATCGAGGACGCGCACGACGAGGCCTGGGAGATCCTCACCCAGTACCGCCACGTCCTGGACGACCTCGTGCTGGAGCTGCTGGAGAAGGAGACGCTCAACGAGGCCGAGCTGGCCCGGATCTTCGCCCCCGTGGTCAAGCGCGAGGCGCGCGAGGTGTGGCTGTCCTCCGAGGAGCGCCAGGTCTCCGACATCCCGCCGGTGCTCACGGCCGCCGAGCGGTCGCGCGACGAGCACATGCTGCCCCAGGACCAGTCGGCCGCCGCGGGGGAGACCCCGCTCGACGGCGTCGGCCAGGTCCCCGGGGGTGGCCGGGTCGGCGGTCCTGTCGAGGGAATCTGA
- a CDS encoding PH domain-containing protein, which yields MTTSAGPLWRRVHKITPVLNAWKAVVAVLAFLAWQATDQIGNMPSEVWDTVTAYRTRAFLVIVGVLVVVAAVATVYSMLAWRRMRFSVTSESIDLHTGILFRQERHARLNRVQAVDVVQPLLGRLFGLAQVRVETAGGGDSNVVIGFLREPEAQELRNEIMARAAGIDVAPAVVPAFGQAADGVTPAPGTAPAGPGLAGPVGDAPGTLGGTEATPTVPAAVRPVVPAAPEQEILQVAPGTLVGSLLRSGSMICFVLVMAGLATAAIVTKNFGPVAGALPAVLGWGGYLWSRFTGEFGFRAAVSPDGIRLRHGLLETRTQTLPPGRVQAVVLKQGVLWRRRGWWRVEVNVAGYGEHTPGVGQAVETVLLPVGDRGEALSALWLVLPDLGVDDPQALLDAALEGTGEQAGFLTTPARARRLDPLVWRRNGLRITRTALFVRSGRFARQLDVVPHERTQSLALTQGPLERHFGLADLHAHSVSGPVTPVARHLDAHLASGLLMEQAERARTARSLAGPEEWLRQVDAVHAPDELSTAGGPGGPAAARPGVGPLG from the coding sequence GTGACCACGTCCGCCGGGCCGCTCTGGCGCCGCGTCCACAAGATCACACCGGTGCTCAACGCCTGGAAGGCCGTCGTGGCCGTCCTGGCCTTCCTCGCCTGGCAGGCCACCGACCAGATCGGCAACATGCCCTCGGAGGTGTGGGACACGGTCACGGCCTACCGCACACGCGCGTTCCTCGTCATCGTCGGGGTCCTCGTGGTCGTCGCGGCGGTCGCGACGGTGTACTCCATGCTCGCCTGGCGGCGGATGCGGTTCAGCGTCACGAGCGAGTCCATCGACCTGCACACCGGCATCCTCTTCCGGCAGGAGCGGCACGCGCGGCTGAACCGCGTCCAGGCCGTCGACGTCGTCCAGCCGCTCCTCGGCCGCCTCTTCGGGCTGGCCCAGGTACGGGTGGAGACCGCCGGCGGCGGCGACTCCAACGTCGTCATCGGCTTCCTCCGCGAGCCGGAGGCCCAGGAGCTGCGCAACGAGATCATGGCCCGCGCGGCCGGGATCGACGTCGCCCCCGCCGTCGTCCCGGCTTTCGGGCAGGCCGCCGACGGCGTCACGCCGGCGCCCGGCACCGCGCCGGCCGGACCGGGTCTCGCCGGCCCCGTCGGTGACGCGCCGGGAACACTCGGTGGCACCGAGGCAACGCCGACCGTGCCCGCCGCGGTCCGTCCGGTGGTTCCCGCCGCGCCCGAGCAGGAGATCCTGCAGGTGGCCCCCGGCACGCTGGTCGGCTCGCTGCTGCGCTCCGGCTCGATGATCTGCTTCGTCCTGGTGATGGCCGGGCTCGCGACCGCGGCCATCGTGACCAAGAACTTCGGCCCGGTCGCCGGGGCGCTGCCCGCCGTCCTCGGTTGGGGCGGGTACTTGTGGAGCCGGTTCACCGGCGAGTTCGGGTTCCGCGCCGCCGTCTCACCCGACGGTATCCGGCTGCGGCACGGGCTGCTCGAGACCCGCACGCAGACCCTGCCGCCCGGCCGGGTCCAGGCCGTGGTGCTGAAGCAGGGTGTGCTGTGGCGCCGTCGCGGCTGGTGGCGGGTCGAGGTGAACGTGGCCGGGTACGGCGAGCACACCCCCGGTGTCGGGCAAGCCGTGGAGACCGTCCTCCTGCCCGTCGGCGACCGTGGTGAGGCGCTCTCGGCGCTGTGGCTGGTGCTGCCGGACCTCGGGGTCGACGACCCCCAGGCGCTGCTCGACGCCGCCCTGGAGGGCACCGGTGAGCAGGCCGGCTTCCTGACCACTCCGGCACGGGCCCGCCGCCTCGACCCGCTGGTGTGGCGGCGCAACGGTCTGCGGATCACCCGGACGGCCCTGTTCGTCCGGAGCGGGCGGTTCGCCCGCCAGCTCGACGTGGTCCCGCACGAGCGCACCCAGTCCCTCGCGCTGACCCAGGGCCCCCTGGAGCGGCACTTCGGCCTGGCGGACCTGCACGCCCACTCCGTGTCCGGGCCGGTCACGCCCGTCGCCCGGCACCTCGACGCGCACCTGGCGTCCGGCCTGCTCATGGAGCAGGCGGAGCGGGCCCGCACGGCCCGGTCCCTCGCCGGCCCCGAGGAGTGGCTGCGCCAGGTGGACGCGGTGCACGCACCGGACGAGCTGAGCACGGCCGGCGGGCCCGGCGGTCCCGCCGCCGCCCGACCTGGGGTCGGCCCCCTGGGATGA
- the folK gene encoding 2-amino-4-hydroxy-6-hydroxymethyldihydropteridine diphosphokinase, whose translation MTEPGHRDLLTRPPGTHVPFVLALGANLGEPLTTLRRAVADLRTAPGVGSLRVSPLARTAPVLAPGQAPQPDYLNAVVLGTTTLAPLALLELGRRLETAYHRRRAERWGARTLDVDVITVGDLVVDDPELTLPHPRAHLRAFVLAPWARTDPGAVLPGPDGGPVAELAARAADWDSLHWLGTDWLTGEVQGTAPARPAGGRP comes from the coding sequence GTGACCGAGCCCGGCCACCGCGACCTGCTCACCCGACCGCCCGGGACCCACGTGCCGTTCGTGCTCGCCCTCGGCGCCAACCTCGGCGAGCCGCTGACCACGCTCCGCCGCGCCGTCGCCGACCTGCGGACCGCACCGGGCGTGGGCTCCCTGCGGGTCTCCCCGCTGGCCCGGACGGCGCCCGTGCTGGCGCCCGGGCAGGCTCCGCAGCCCGACTACCTCAACGCCGTCGTGCTCGGCACCACGACGCTGGCGCCGCTGGCGCTGCTCGAGCTCGGCCGGCGGCTCGAGACCGCGTACCACCGCCGCCGCGCCGAGCGGTGGGGCGCGCGCACCCTGGACGTCGACGTCATCACGGTCGGCGACCTCGTGGTGGACGACCCGGAGCTGACCCTGCCGCATCCGCGCGCCCACCTGCGCGCGTTCGTGCTCGCGCCGTGGGCCCGGACCGACCCCGGCGCGGTGCTCCCCGGCCCGGACGGCGGGCCCGTCGCCGAGCTCGCCGCCCGGGCCGCCGACTGGGACTCCCTCCACTGGCTCGGCACCGACTGGCTCACCGGCGAGGTCCAGGGCACCGCCCCGGCCCGCCCCGCCGGGGGCCGCCCATGA
- the tilS gene encoding tRNA lysidine(34) synthetase TilS, with protein MSAPHPAVAAARSAVRAALADLPPGARVLVACSGGADSLALAAATAFVAARAGWLAGAVIVDHRLQESSAADAAQAAEQCADLGLDPVDVRGVDVPGGRSGRGAGGPEAAARTARYDALAAAARDAGAAAVVLGHTLDDQAETVLLGLARGSGARSLAGMAPVNGLWRRPLLGLRRAQTEQVCRVLGLEFVTDPSNRAEGPWRAADGTALRRAAVRDRVLPALTDALGPGVVPALGRTAAQLRRDGELLDTLAADLLAAARAAAEREPDAERDPEAARDPEAARDPEAERGPEARLGEEPAEAGPAAPGGASGATVVLEVAVLAAAHPALRTRALRGAALQAGATPGALTAAHLEALDAVVAGYHGQGPVQLPGGVVAHRRCGRLSLDPR; from the coding sequence ATGTCTGCCCCCCACCCCGCCGTCGCCGCGGCCCGCTCAGCGGTGCGCGCCGCCCTCGCGGACCTGCCGCCCGGCGCCCGGGTGCTCGTGGCGTGCTCTGGCGGGGCCGACTCGCTCGCGCTCGCGGCTGCCACCGCGTTCGTCGCGGCGCGGGCAGGCTGGCTGGCCGGGGCGGTCATCGTGGACCACCGGCTGCAGGAGAGCTCTGCGGCAGACGCCGCGCAGGCGGCCGAGCAGTGCGCCGACCTCGGCCTCGACCCCGTAGACGTGCGCGGCGTCGACGTCCCGGGCGGACGGAGCGGCCGCGGCGCCGGCGGCCCGGAGGCCGCCGCCCGCACCGCCCGCTACGACGCCCTGGCTGCGGCGGCCCGCGACGCGGGCGCTGCAGCGGTAGTTCTCGGGCACACCCTGGACGACCAGGCCGAGACGGTCCTCCTCGGCCTGGCGCGCGGCTCAGGTGCGCGCTCCCTCGCCGGCATGGCGCCGGTGAACGGGTTGTGGCGGCGCCCGCTGCTCGGGCTGCGCCGGGCCCAGACGGAGCAGGTGTGCCGAGTGCTGGGGCTGGAGTTCGTGACCGATCCGAGCAACAGGGCTGAGGGGCCCTGGCGTGCCGCGGACGGTACCGCCCTGCGCCGCGCGGCCGTCCGGGACCGGGTGCTCCCGGCGTTGACCGATGCCCTGGGCCCCGGTGTCGTGCCCGCGCTGGGGCGCACGGCCGCCCAGCTGCGGCGGGACGGTGAGCTGCTCGACACGCTCGCCGCCGATCTTCTCGCGGCGGCGCGGGCGGCCGCGGAGCGCGAACCTGATGCCGAGCGTGACCCTGAGGCAGCGCGTGACCCTGAGGCAGCGCGAGACCCGGAGGCGGAGCGCGGCCCAGAGGCGCGCCTCGGTGAGGAGCCCGCCGAGGCGGGACCGGCTGCGCCCGGCGGAGCGAGCGGCGCGACCGTCGTGCTCGAGGTGGCCGTCCTGGCCGCGGCGCACCCCGCGCTGCGCACCCGGGCCCTGCGCGGCGCGGCCCTGCAGGCCGGCGCCACCCCGGGCGCGCTGACCGCCGCGCACCTCGAGGCGCTCGACGCCGTCGTCGCCGGCTACCACGGGCAGGGTCCGGTGCAGCTTCCGGGCGGGGTGGTCGCGCACCGCCGGTGTGGCAGGCTGTCTCTGGACCCCCGCTGA
- a CDS encoding PH domain-containing protein encodes MTTIPAGTTAAGTGSTASPFEPRDVVFNPVSNGLIKARLIVTGVWLALPLVAGVVLGVIFGGWVWAAPIVVLALAAWLFWLIPRQVRAMGYAESADDLLIRKGILYRSLTVVPYGRMQFVDVKAGPLDRACGVAEVQLHTASAQTDAKIEGLPPAEAARLRDRLTARGEARLAGL; translated from the coding sequence ATGACCACCATCCCAGCCGGGACGACCGCCGCCGGGACGGGCAGCACAGCGAGCCCCTTCGAGCCCCGGGACGTGGTGTTCAACCCCGTCTCGAACGGCCTGATCAAGGCGCGCCTCATCGTCACCGGCGTCTGGCTGGCACTGCCCCTGGTGGCCGGCGTCGTGCTGGGGGTGATCTTCGGCGGATGGGTGTGGGCGGCGCCAATCGTGGTCCTCGCGCTGGCGGCGTGGCTGTTCTGGCTCATCCCGCGGCAGGTCCGTGCCATGGGGTACGCCGAGTCCGCCGACGACCTGCTCATCCGCAAGGGCATCCTGTACCGGTCGCTGACCGTCGTGCCGTACGGGCGCATGCAGTTCGTGGACGTCAAGGCCGGCCCGCTGGACCGGGCCTGCGGCGTCGCGGAGGTGCAGCTGCACACCGCCTCCGCCCAGACCGACGCCAAGATCGAGGGCCTGCCCCCGGCGGAAGCGGCTCGCCTGCGTGACCGGCTGACCGCCCGCGGCGAGGCCCGGCTGGCGGGGCTGTGA
- the hpt gene encoding hypoxanthine phosphoribosyltransferase: MDAHDMGKDLEKVLLTQEQIEDRLTEMAAQVDADYAGKDLLLVGVLRGAVMVMADLSRRLHLPVQMDWMAVSSYGSGTKSSGVVRILKDLDTDLHGRDVLIVEDIIDSGLTLSWLLSNLRSRGPASVEIAALLRKPEAAKVPVDVRYVGFDIPTEFVVGYGLDYAERYRNLPFVGTLAPHVYGG, from the coding sequence GTGGACGCGCACGACATGGGCAAGGACCTCGAGAAGGTCCTCCTAACACAGGAGCAGATCGAGGACCGGCTCACCGAGATGGCCGCGCAGGTCGACGCCGACTACGCCGGCAAGGACCTGCTGCTCGTCGGGGTGCTGCGTGGGGCCGTCATGGTCATGGCCGACCTCTCCCGCCGCCTCCACCTCCCCGTCCAGATGGACTGGATGGCGGTCTCCTCCTACGGCTCCGGCACCAAGTCCTCCGGCGTGGTCCGCATCCTCAAGGACCTCGACACCGACCTGCACGGGCGCGACGTGCTCATCGTCGAGGACATCATCGACTCCGGGCTGACGCTGTCCTGGCTGCTGTCGAACCTGCGCTCCCGTGGGCCGGCGTCGGTGGAGATCGCCGCGCTGCTGCGCAAGCCCGAGGCGGCGAAGGTGCCGGTCGACGTGCGCTACGTCGGCTTCGACATCCCCACCGAGTTCGTCGTCGGCTACGGCCTCGACTACGCCGAGCGGTACCGCAACCTGCCCTTCGTGGGCACCCTCGCGCCGCACGTCTACGGCGGCTGA
- the folE gene encoding GTP cyclohydrolase I FolE, with protein sequence MADGGQAGGPFDLDGVRRAVRDLLVAVGEDPDRDGLVGTPDRVARAYAEMFAGLSEDPADHLEAVFDIGHEEMVIVRDIPLYSMCEHHLLPFHGVAHVGYIPAADGRVTGLSKLARLVEGYARRPQVQERLTSQVADALVSRLAPRGVLVVVEAEHLCMSMRGVRKPGARTLTSAVRGRMRNTATRAEAMSLLLGHRG encoded by the coding sequence CTGGCCGACGGCGGCCAGGCGGGCGGGCCCTTCGACCTCGACGGCGTCCGCCGCGCCGTGCGTGACCTGCTCGTCGCCGTCGGGGAGGACCCCGACCGGGACGGGCTCGTGGGCACCCCGGACCGCGTCGCCCGCGCCTACGCGGAGATGTTCGCCGGGCTCTCCGAGGACCCGGCCGACCACCTCGAGGCCGTGTTCGACATCGGGCACGAGGAGATGGTCATCGTGCGCGACATCCCCCTGTACTCCATGTGCGAGCACCACCTCCTGCCCTTCCACGGCGTCGCGCACGTCGGCTACATCCCCGCCGCGGACGGCCGGGTCACCGGGCTGAGCAAGCTGGCGCGCCTGGTCGAGGGATACGCCCGGCGCCCCCAGGTGCAGGAGCGGCTCACCTCCCAGGTGGCCGACGCCCTCGTGAGCCGGCTGGCGCCCCGGGGCGTCCTGGTGGTGGTGGAGGCCGAGCACCTGTGCATGTCCATGCGGGGCGTGCGCAAGCCGGGCGCGCGGACCCTCACCTCGGCCGTCCGCGGCCGGATGCGCAACACCGCCACCCGTGCCGAGGCCATGAGCCTGTTGCTCGGCCACCGCGGCTGA
- the folP gene encoding dihydropteroate synthase — MPSPLPQALQVDRTLVMGIVNVTPDSFSDGGQWYETDVAIAHGRHLLTQGADIVDVGGESTRPGAAPVSAAEELARVLPVVEALAREGAVVSVDTTNSATAEAVVDAGAAIVNDVSGGLADPAMAPTMARTGAVYVLGHWRGSPETMTSLAVYDDVVTEVGTELTDRVSTFLEAGVRREQIVLDPGLGFAKDAEHNWRLLSHLDDLAALGYPLVVGASRKRFLAGVVAPTVADEPLARDQATAAVSALSAEAGAWAVRVHEVAGTIDAVRVAAAWRSHR, encoded by the coding sequence ATGCCCAGCCCGCTGCCGCAGGCCCTGCAGGTCGACCGCACGCTGGTCATGGGCATCGTCAACGTCACCCCGGACTCCTTCTCCGACGGCGGGCAGTGGTACGAGACCGACGTCGCCATCGCCCACGGCCGCCACCTGCTCACCCAGGGCGCGGACATCGTCGACGTCGGCGGGGAGTCCACCCGGCCCGGCGCCGCACCGGTCAGCGCCGCCGAGGAGCTCGCCCGGGTGCTGCCCGTGGTCGAGGCCCTCGCCCGGGAGGGTGCGGTGGTGAGCGTCGACACGACCAACTCCGCCACGGCCGAGGCGGTCGTGGACGCGGGCGCCGCCATCGTCAACGACGTCTCCGGCGGCCTGGCGGATCCGGCGATGGCACCGACGATGGCCCGCACCGGCGCGGTCTACGTGCTCGGTCACTGGCGCGGCAGCCCGGAGACGATGACCTCCCTCGCCGTGTACGACGACGTCGTCACCGAGGTGGGCACCGAGCTCACCGACCGGGTCTCCACGTTCCTCGAGGCGGGCGTGCGCCGCGAGCAGATCGTGCTCGACCCCGGCCTCGGCTTCGCGAAGGACGCCGAGCACAACTGGCGCCTGCTCTCCCACCTCGACGACCTCGCCGCCCTCGGCTACCCGCTGGTGGTCGGGGCCTCCCGCAAGCGGTTCCTCGCCGGCGTCGTCGCGCCCACGGTCGCGGACGAGCCGCTGGCCCGCGACCAGGCCACCGCCGCCGTCAGCGCCCTGAGCGCGGAGGCGGGCGCCTGGGCGGTGCGGGTCCACGAGGTGGCCGGCACCATCGACGCCGTCCGGGTGGCCGCGGCGTGGCGGTCCCACCGATGA
- the folB gene encoding dihydroneopterin aldolase, protein MSVPVTGPDGGLLDQIRLRGLRATGHHGVLAHERAQGQVFGADVVMHLDTRAAARADDLAATVSYAEVADDVVAVLAGDPVDLVETLAERIAAAVLGYPAVQVVDVTVHKPHAPLSVEFDDVELHIRRSRTAPADLTGERP, encoded by the coding sequence ATGAGCGTGCCGGTGACGGGGCCGGACGGCGGCCTGCTCGACCAGATCCGGCTGCGCGGGCTGCGGGCCACGGGCCACCACGGCGTCCTCGCCCACGAGCGGGCGCAGGGGCAGGTCTTCGGTGCCGACGTCGTCATGCACCTCGACACCCGCGCCGCCGCCCGCGCCGACGACCTGGCCGCCACGGTGAGCTATGCGGAGGTGGCCGACGACGTCGTCGCGGTCCTCGCCGGCGACCCCGTGGACCTGGTGGAGACCCTCGCCGAGCGGATCGCCGCGGCCGTGCTGGGCTACCCGGCCGTGCAGGTGGTGGACGTGACCGTGCACAAGCCGCACGCCCCGCTGAGCGTGGAGTTCGACGACGTCGAGCTGCACATCCGACGAAGCCGGACGGCGCCCGCCGACCTGACGGGGGAGCGCCCGTGA
- a CDS encoding DUF3180 domain-containing protein, with product MMGRTSWQLLLALAAGAGLITYLVLSGLDGRGLLPVPVPALSGLGPATLAAVLLALGRNVRRMIKRQPTSMTPIGAARVVMLAKASALVGAALVGYFGAQLLLTLDNLAAPLPREQAWAAGFALVACLVLVGVALLVEWWCRVPPEDDDRKTARPSGAPTPA from the coding sequence ATGATGGGCCGCACCTCCTGGCAGCTCCTCCTCGCCCTGGCCGCCGGCGCGGGCCTGATCACCTACCTCGTGCTCTCCGGGCTCGACGGGCGCGGCCTGCTGCCCGTGCCGGTGCCCGCCCTGAGCGGGCTGGGCCCCGCCACGCTCGCCGCCGTGCTGCTCGCGCTGGGCCGCAACGTGCGCCGCATGATCAAGCGGCAGCCCACGTCGATGACACCGATCGGGGCGGCCCGCGTGGTGATGCTGGCCAAGGCCAGCGCGCTGGTCGGCGCCGCCCTGGTGGGCTACTTCGGCGCCCAGCTCCTCCTCACGCTGGACAACCTCGCCGCGCCGCTGCCCCGGGAGCAGGCGTGGGCGGCCGGGTTCGCGCTGGTGGCGTGCCTGGTGCTGGTCGGCGTCGCCCTGCTCGTGGAGTGGTGGTGCCGGGTGCCGCCGGAGGACGACGACCGCAAGACCGCCCGGCCGAGCGGCGCGCCCACCCCGGCGTAG
- a CDS encoding zinc-dependent metalloprotease, with translation MSSAVDWQVAVRRAGGLARPGPRGSRAELRALIQVLHSAAAEAPGHVAQITGLHDAAARVAGIPIYVVDRPRWAEANVEMFAHLTDGLLPTSKLPGSARLAGEEMGVMLALLAGKVLGQFDPFTPLGAGVGAGDSADPDWTSADSERTGADSEWNGSVGRLLLVAPNVLKVERELDLDAMDFRMWVCLHEQTHAVQFAAAPWLADHLATRMRALVEGISDTEDGADRLTRAVGAVVDTLRSVLSGTADAPSYDVGGPLVEAFLTADERSAMAEVVAVMSLLEGHADVVMDAVGPARLPSVRRIRASFEKRRDGTSLPDVALRRLLGMDAKVAQYRNGAAFVHGVVNRVGHRGLNAVWDAPDHLPSAAEVADPEAWVRRVHG, from the coding sequence ATGAGCAGCGCCGTCGACTGGCAGGTGGCCGTGCGCCGCGCCGGAGGTCTCGCCAGGCCCGGACCGCGCGGCTCGCGCGCCGAGCTGCGCGCCCTCATCCAAGTGCTTCACAGCGCCGCGGCGGAGGCACCGGGGCACGTCGCCCAGATCACCGGACTGCACGACGCCGCGGCCCGGGTCGCCGGCATCCCCATCTACGTGGTGGACCGGCCCCGGTGGGCCGAGGCCAACGTGGAGATGTTCGCCCACCTCACGGACGGGCTGCTGCCCACCTCGAAGCTGCCCGGCTCAGCCCGCCTGGCCGGCGAGGAGATGGGCGTGATGCTGGCGCTGCTCGCGGGGAAGGTGCTGGGTCAGTTCGACCCCTTCACGCCGCTCGGTGCGGGCGTTGGTGCCGGTGACAGCGCCGACCCCGACTGGACCAGTGCCGACTCCGAGCGGACCGGCGCCGACTCCGAGTGGAACGGGAGCGTCGGCCGGCTGCTGCTGGTCGCCCCCAACGTCCTCAAGGTCGAGCGGGAGCTGGACCTCGACGCGATGGACTTCCGCATGTGGGTCTGCCTCCACGAGCAGACGCACGCGGTCCAGTTCGCGGCGGCGCCCTGGCTGGCGGACCACCTCGCCACGCGGATGCGTGCGCTTGTCGAGGGGATCTCGGACACCGAGGACGGCGCGGACCGGCTCACCAGGGCGGTGGGGGCGGTCGTCGATACTCTGCGCTCGGTGCTGTCCGGCACGGCTGACGCGCCCTCCTACGACGTCGGCGGCCCGCTCGTCGAGGCGTTCCTGACCGCGGACGAGCGGTCGGCGATGGCCGAGGTGGTCGCCGTGATGAGCCTGCTCGAGGGTCACGCGGACGTGGTGATGGACGCCGTCGGCCCGGCCCGCCTGCCCTCTGTGCGCCGTATCCGCGCCTCTTTCGAGAAGCGCCGCGACGGGACCTCGCTGCCCGACGTCGCGCTGCGCCGGCTTCTCGGCATGGACGCGAAGGTCGCCCAGTACCGCAACGGGGCGGCGTTCGTGCACGGGGTCGTCAACCGGGTGGGGCACCGCGGACTCAACGCCGTGTGGGACGCCCCGGACCATCTGCCCTCCGCCGCCGAGGTCGCCGACCCCGAGGCCTGGGTGCGTCGCGTCCACGGCTGA